A window of Bradyrhizobium diazoefficiens genomic DNA:
ATTCTCGTGCAACACCCGGTACTCGATCTCGACTATCAATGGCCCGCTACGCCCGGTCAAGGCAAGCCGCACCTTGGGATCGTCAAGCACCGCAGGTTCCTCGCCCGGCGCCCCGATGCCTGGCATTCGCAACCAGAGCCCTAACACTGGCGAGGCCACCATCAGGGCTGCCGAAAGCAGGAGCGCCGTTTCGATCCCAAGTGCATCAGTCAAATAGCCCCAACCCCAGCTGCCAACGGCGACGCCACCTGAGCTCGCCGCCTGATAGGCCGCAAGCGAGCGTCCTGCCACCCAGCGCGGTGCCGACAGCTGCACCCCGATGTTGAACACCGCCCATGCGATCATCCAGACGGCGCCTGCCAGGACGAGCGCGGCGCCAGTCAAAACTGGCTGACGGCTCAGCGCCACGGCTGTGACCGCCCCGCCCATGGACAGCGCACAGGCGCGTATCGCGGCCTCACCGCTCATCCGCCTGCGCACCTCCGTAATGTAGAGCGCGCCGATCACCGCGCCGAGCCCAAAGGCGCCGAGCATGATGCCGTAGGCCTGGGCTCCGCCATGAAGAAGATCTCGCGCCACCAGCGGCATCAGCGCAGTGATCGCGCCCCCGACGAGACCGGTGACCATGGCGCGGATCAGCACGATTTTGATCGACGGCGAATTCGTGATGTAGCGCAGGCCGGAGACGATGGCCCGGCCGAGCCTTTCAGGCGGCAGACGTGAGGGTTCAGCGACACGTTTCCACAGGAACAGGGCAGTCATGAGCGGCAGATAGAGCAGCGCGTTCAGCGCGAATGCGGCCACCGCGCCGGCGGTCGCTACCACGATGCCGCCGACGGCCGGGCCCACGCTGCGCGCGATGTTGTAGCTGATCCCGTTCAGCGCGACGGCCGCAGGCAGCGCTTCGGAGGGTACCTGCTCGCTCACCGAGGACTGCCAGGCGGGCCCCATCAGCGCCATGCCGCTGCCGACGACAAAGCAGAGTGCCAGCAATACATTTGGCGTGATCAGGCCTGACCAGGAGAGCGTCGTCAGTGCGCTCGCGCCGACGAGTGCGATTCCCAGCGAGACAATCGCCACGATGCGCCGGTCCCGCATGTCCGCGATCGCACCGGCCGGAATCGAGATCAGCATGACCGGCAGCATCAGCGCAGTTTGTACCAACGCAACGGTATCAGCCGACGAGCTCATCTGGGTCATCGCCCAAGCGGCGCCCACGCCCTGAATCAGGATGCCGAGATTCGAGAAAACGCTCGCCAGCCAGATGCGCCGGAAAGCGGCATACCGCAGCGGCACTGTGATGCCATCCGTGCTGAACGTCTTGGGCTGGGACAGATGGGTCATATCGGTTAGCGTAACCTGCGTTGGCTTGATGCTGGACCAGGATCTGCAATCGCTCCCAGCTTCAGAACAACGGCAATGTCCTTTGGCAACTCCGCGAGAGTGGTCTCTGGAGCCTCGCGATATTCTGTGGTCGACTTTGCAACTGTGGTCATCGATCTTTTGTGTTGCCACTACCTGATCCGCAAACGCCTAACTCTCTAATTCCACGCGAAACGCCCTGAGCCGAGCTGCATCGAATAATCGGACGAGGTGCCGGTGACCAGGTCGGCAAGTACTCGTGCCGAGACAGCAGCGAGCGTGAGTCCGAGATGGCCGTGGCCGCAGGAGACGAAGACAGAACGATGTCCCGGGATTTGTTCGATGATGGGCAAGGAGTCCGGCGTGGCGGGGCGCTCGCCGCTCCACACCTCGAAACTGGGCCGGGCTCTGAGCGCGGGCAGGATTTTGCGCGCACGCTTCAACGCTGACAAGAGCAATCCCGGTCGTGCTCGTAGCCCTGGCAATCCAAAGTGACTGATTCCAGCTATGCGGGCTCCGCGCCGACTCGGGGTGAGGACCACACCCAAACCAGGTATCGCAGTCGGCCGACTTATGAACCCGGGCTCGACGTCCAGCTCGAGGTGGTACCCTCGTTCGGCCGCAAGCGGGATGCGATGATCGCAATTAGCCAAAAGCTGGTTCGCATGCGCTCCTGTTGCCAGAACCACCGTCCGCGGCAAGTAGGTTTCAAGTTGCCCCCGAACGGTGACCTCTCCCGTCTGTTTGCTTTGCAACGCCTGAACCCGATCGCGGCATACGGTACCACCACGTCGCACGAAGACGTCGGCGAGAGACGTCACAAATGCCGCAGGATCCGTGACATGCGCCGCGCCTTCGACAAGGGTAGCACCGGCTGCGACGCCGCCCATGGCAGGCTCGAGCTCGGCGATTTCTGGACCAACCAGCATCTGGACACCCAAGCCTAGCGATGCACGAATCGAATTGAAGTGGATCGCTTTTCCGACTTCCGAAGGCGAAAGGTGGACGGTCAGGTAGCCGCGTCTGCAGATCGGCGGCAGGTCGGGACCGAGTAGCAGCTCGTATGAGCGTAGTGCGTCTCGGCACAGCTCGTGGAGCAGGTCCGTGTCACGCCGGACCTTATCCCATCGCGTTGCCTTCGCATATTGGATGCCCCACGGCAAAAGTCGCGCGGCTGAAGCCCAATCCAGGGCGGCAGGCGAATTGGGCTTCAGAAAGGTCGCCGGAAGGTCCGCCAGCCGATACTGGGCACTGAGAGGAAATGCGCTCGGGGCGATCAATCCCGCATTGCCAAAACTACATCCCGCCGCGACGGAGTTCTGCTCCAGCAGCATGACTTGCAGCCCGCGCTGTTGGAGCGCCAGGGCTGCGGTCACGCCGACGACGCCGGCACCCACGACAAGGGCGTCGATACCGTCCGCCATCATTGCCGCTCAAGCTGGATGCCCAAGCCTTTCCGTCTGGCATTGACGATCCCGCGAGCGCCTAGCGCAACGTCAAGCACCCCCATTCCGATCAGGACGACATTTATCTTCTTGTCGCCTGAGGGAAGAGGGAGTCGGCCCGACATCACGCTGCCGATATCCCCAACGATCCGGTTCCACCCTGCCCCGCCTTCGCGGAAATCGCTGCGACGCAGCCTGATGCCGTCAGCATCGTCAATGACGATCCAGGCGTCAGAGAGGAGTTTCAGATCGACCTCTCGCCGCGTTCCGAGCTTGCAAACAACCGCATCGCTTTTGAGCCATTCTGTGCGAACCACATCGGTATCCCTGGAAACGCCAGTAGACGTGAAAACAACGTCGGCGTCGCGCACGGCTCGGCTCACGTCGGCCGTCGCAGTCAATGTGAGGTCCCGCCGAAGTGCTGTCGCGCCGGTATCGCAAGCCTGTCGTGCGCTCGATTCTCGCAGTGACGCCACCGCAATATGCTCGACCTTTTGCGTCGCGGCCAAGAACTTCACCAAGGCGCTACCGATGGCTCCGGCGCCGACCACCGCCGCTTTCTTCATGGGACGCCTGCAGCATGCCGATGCAGCCGCAACAGCTATTGCAGCCGTTCGTTCCGACATCCGTTGTGTGCCGTTCAGGCCCCCCTCGAGCATGCCTGTTTCCGCGCCGCAGACCAGGATCGTCGCGGGCACCCGTGGCAAGTTCCGCGACGGGTTCTTGTCTGCAACCGTGAACCACTTGATGCCGGCTGCAGAACTTGAAAGTACGCTACCGCAAACGCTGCCCATGTGGAGGTGGTCGCCGTTTATATCGAGGCCGAAACCCGCCTTTGGTCCCTTGACCACACTTGTGCTGTTCATCTCGCGCAGCGTTTGGCTCACGGTTTCGTAGATTTCTTGATCGCTGAGGCAAGCTCTGATGCTCATCGAATCCAGATACAGAGGCGAAGCGGAGAGATCTTTAGCAACGGCGACTGGCATACGCACCACCCTTTCAGGTAGGTATCCAAGAAATGATCGATTGTTTAAAGAGATCGAAAGCCTCGCGGTTCGCTAGCACATCCATTTTCGCAGCCTCGAAACACCGCCGTTGATCGATTGGCCGATCTGTGGGTCCGACCAGTTTGCAAGCCAGCCGTTCTCGTCAAAGGAGCGCCGGGACGAGTTACGAGGGCAGAAGCGGTATGCATGAACGTTTCAGTGGCTCAAGACGGATTGCAGGAAGGAGCGCGTGCGTGCGGATTCGGGATTGCTGAAGATCTTGTCGGGCGGGCCTTGCTCGATAATGTGTCCGGCGTCGAAGACAAGGACGCGGTCGGAGACCTCGCGCGCGAAGCGCATCTCATGCGTGACGATCAGCAGCGTGACCTTCGTCTGGTGCGCCACGCCTCGCACCACGTCGAGAACTTCTCCGGCGAGCTCGGGATCCAGTGCGGAGGTGATTTCGTCCAGGAGAAGGATCTCCGGCTTCAGGATGAGCGCTCGCGCGATCGCGATGCGCTGCTGCTGACCTCCGGACAGCTGGGCCGGATAGGCATGGATTTTAGCTTCGAGCCCCACCATGCGGAGATATTCGAGCGCGCTTGTCTCGGCCTGGTCCTTGTGTTGTCCCAGCACAGTCGTTGGTGCCAGGATCAGGTTCTGCAGCACGGTCAGATGCGGGAAAAGATTGAATTGCTGGAACACCATGCCGCAACGACGGCGAACGCGCGCCTCCTGCGAGCCCTTGAGCGGCTTGCCGGCCGGATCGAATAGGATGCTTTCTCCGAAAAGGCGGATATCTCCGCCGGTCGGCTTTTCCAGCGTCATGGCCAGCCGCAGCACAGTCGTTTTTCCCGAGCCGCTCGGGCCGATCAGCGTGACTTTCTCCCCGGGGCGCACCTGCAGGTCGAGGTCGACGAGCACGCGATGAGCACCGAAGGATTTCGAGACCTTCTCGAATTCGATGGCGTACATGGCGTCTTGCGACTTGGGAGCGGACCGATGCGGGTCTTTCGCGTTGAAAGCTGCGGCGCCGGCCGCCACGAAGGGATCATGGTGACTGAATTCCACGGTGCTAGACATGCTTGTCCTTCAATCGGGAAAGGAGATAGAGGAACGGCAGGTTGATCACGATGTAGATGAGGCCGGCCAGAGTGAAGGGCTCGAGATAGCGGAAGCTTTCGTACCCGGCCGTGTTGGCCTGCCCCATCAGCACCGGCACTCCGAGCGCAAACAGGTACGAGGAGTTCCGGAACAAGGCGAGCACGTAGTTGAGCAATGCGGGAACGGACCGCTTGATCATCAAAGGGACCAGCACGCGTCGCCATGTGACATACGGACTCAAATGCAGCGCCACACACGCGTCACGCAACTCGGCTGGTATCGTGATCAGGCTCCCGCGGTAGACCTCCGAGCAGAATGCCGCATAGACCACGCCCAATACGGCGATGCCGATCGGCATTGCCGGAAACGTCAGCCCCACTTCCGGCAGGACGTAGAACGCAAAGTAGAGCAGGACAAGGATCGGCACTCCCCGAAAGAGTTCGAGCAGGAAACGCACGAATGCCCGCCCAAGCCTGGTACTTACATTCTCCAGGATCGCCAGCAGCAGGCCGGCTGTGAGGGCAATGGCCGAGCTCGCAAGCGTGACCAGGACGGTGTACCAAACGCCCACCATGAGGCGCGGCAGAATGTCGAGGGCAAAGCTCCAGTCCCACGTCATTGTGTCACCCCTGCCAGCGAATCCGCCGCGGGTGCGACCTGCACCCTCGAGCGGGCGGCTCGCAGCGCACGATTGAGCGGAAGCGCGCGCTCGATCGCCTGAAAGGCGGCAGCGCAAAGAAGACACAGAATCCAATAAAGGGCGGCCAGCAGGCAGAAGACGGTGGCCGTCTCGAATGTCTGGCTGCGAACGTTGTTGGCAACATAGAGCACGTCCTGCACGCCGACGAAGCTCACGATCGAGGTCCACCTGACCATGTCTCTGGCCAGGCTGCCGAACGCCGGAACGATCTGCGAAAGCGCCTGCGGCAGCACGACCTTCGTCAGACTTTGAAATTTGTTCAGCCCAAGTGCATGACAAGCGTCCGTTTGCCCGCGATGGACCGCCTCGATGCCGGCGCGAACGATCTCAGCGCCGTATGCGGCCCCAAGCAGCGATAAGACGATGATCGATGCCGTGACAGGACTGAGACGCGGCACCCACGGCATGAGTGGCAGAACATAAAAGACCCAAAACAGCCAGACCAGAGCCGAGGGACCGCGAATGACCTCGATGAAAAGCATCGAGGATATTCGTATTGCCGGCCGCTTGGAGAGCCTTAGCGGGCCAAGGACCAGCGCGCCGAGCGCGGCACCCGAAATGGTGCAAAACGCCACCCACACCGTGACCCACAAGCCTCGCGCGAGTGAAGGCCAGTACTCCAGCACTGCTTGCACGTGAAATCGCTCCGTTACTCGCAGCCCGCCTCGGCGTCGCTGGCTTTGGTGAGCTTTGCCAGCGCCTCCCAGTTGGGAATCCCATACTTCACGACATACAGCTGCTCCATGGTGCCATTGCTGCGCAAGAAATTGAGCTGCTCATTGAATGCATCGCGAAATCGCGCGTCTTCCTTGCGAAACACGGCGGCAAACCCGTGCGTTGGCGCTTGTTTGTCGACCACGACCTGAAGACCCTTCTCCTCCGGGTTCGTGATCGTGAATTGACCAACCACGAACGCGTCTGCGCGGCCACCGATAACGGTCGCGGCGCCAGCCTGGATGTCAGCGACGCGCACGAGTTGCTCGGACTTCACACCCTGTTTCAGCGCATATGCTTCTTGCGTCGTGCCGGTGATTACGGCCAATTTGATCTCCGGACTCTGCGCAATTTGCGAGTAGCCCGTGAGCTGCTTCGGGTTGCCAGGCCGGGTATACAGCGCGTCTCTCATCACCCAAACAGGTGCCGCAAACAGGACAGCCTTGCAGCGCGCCGCGGTGATCACCTGGCCACCGACGAAGTCGAATTGGCGGGCCTGCAGTCCAGGGATCATGGCATCCCACTTGGCAAGCACCGGTGTGAGCGCCGGCAAGTTCATGCCTTTAAGCGCCAAGTTCAGCACCTCGATGATGTAGCCCGTCGCGTTCCCGTCCGGCGATACGGCAATGTAAGGAGGCGCCGAACCAAGCCCGACTTTGACTTCGCCGGCCTTTTGCATCGAGGCGACAAGCGGCACCTCGGTTTGCGCATGAGCGGGAAGCGAGAAGCCGATCGCGCCTGGCAGCAGAAGCACCAACGAGAACCTCGAGATCCCGCGCATACCGTCTCCTCCCTTCTGGAAATTCTATTCAGGTATTGTGGGTGAACCACCTCCAGCGGCCAAATACCAATTTCAGAGGCATCAATACCGGATTGGAATTGATGGTACGAAAGGACCTTAGCCGATTCAGCGCCGATCACCGGTATTCTAACCCCTCACCCGTGATGTCGCAGAAGCCCGGTAACCAGGCGGGTCAATTGGCCGCCGAAGCGCGACGGCCAGCGCTAGCGTCGTCGGTCTGCACAGCGTGCTCCCGAGGTGGCTGCGTTTCGAACGTTTAGTTTCCTGAGACTCCTTGCGTCGTCGTCGATGCGAGTTTTCGGGCCCGGCGGCGCTTGAAGAACTTGCCGATTTCTTGTTGAGGCGCGCCTGTATTGAAAGCTTCGCGATAGGCCGCCACGGCCATTTCCATTGCAGTCGCATAACGTTTTTCATCGAACTGCCGGTTCGCCGCTTTCGAGAGGCTGTACGCCACCCGCGGCTGCTGCGCGAGACGGCGGGCTGCCTCCAACGCAACCTCGAGTACCTTCGAGGGCTCGGCGACCTCATGGATGAAGCCCAATTGTTTCGCCTCCTGGACGTCCATGAGACGGCCCTGCAGCGCGAGCTCGACAGCCCGACGCCCGATCCGCTCCCACATCAGCCATGTGCCGAAGACGCTTGGCAGGCCCGAAGTCACCTCCGTTTGGCCCACCCGGACACCGGGATGGGCGATCACATAATCGCAGAACTGCGTGACCTGGAAACCGGATCCTGCTGCGACGCCGTTGATCGCGGCGACAAGCGGCTTACTGAATTGCCTGACCGTGTCGTAGCATTTGGTGAGACGCTGCATAAACGCCTCGATGTTCATGCCGTCGGCAAATTCCTGCAGTTCGGACAAATCCTGGCCGGAGCAGAATGCTCTGTCGCCGGCTCCCGTGATGACGACGGCATCCACGTTCGCATCCATATCGGCAGCAAGGAGCTTGCGTCCAAGCGCGTCGCGCAGCGCCGAGGTCCAGGAGTTGTAGCTCTCCTGTCTGTTAATCGTGAGAACCAGCACGCGCTCGTGCATTTCGGAAGGCAATTCTTCCGGGCCGTGAGCAAACTTTCCGCCTTCCGTCATTATATTCTCCTTGACCACGCCCCAGCTTATTGCGCGGTTTGATGGTATTGCGTGCGTGCTGTGGATTGAGTGCCGCAGCCGCTGGGTCTTCGAGGTCCTCGTCGAGTTTCGCCGTGTTGCCTATCCAGATGCAGCCGCCCGATCGCAGAACTCGCGCAGTCTTTTCCGGTCCGCCGAAATTGACCTTTGTCGCGATAGCGGCAGTCTCCGGATCGGAGGCAATTCCGCTGATGACTGCAGGTCCACCTGCGCGTCCTGGGGAGCGTACAGCCCGTGGTCGAGCGCCGGCAGCTCCGATCAAGCGGACTATTGCGTACAAATTCATATGCGAGCCCCTGCCCGTCGAATGAATACGCTGCCCCGTTCACCCTCAAGTTCGAAGCCCCTTCAAGCTCGCGTCAGCACTCGGCTCATACCGTCGAGGCAGAGAGGAGTTACGGCACCTCATTTTATTCGCAGCCAGGCACGACGTCGCTGGCCTTTGTAACCTTGGCGAGCATGTCCCAGTTCGGAAATCCATACTTGCCGACATACAGATCCTTCATGGCGCCGCCGCTCCTGAGAAGGCCGATTTGTTCGTTGAACGCGTCGCGGAAATGCGCGTCTTCCTTGCGAAAGGCGACAGCCATACTTGTGATCGGCGCCTGCTTGTCGACAACGACCTCGACTCCCTTCTGCTGAGGATTCGGCACAGTGAATTGTCCAACAGCGAAAGCATTGGCCCGGCCACCCAGAACGGTCGCTATGCCGGCTTGAATGTCCGGGACACGAACGAGCTGTGCTGAATTGATCCCCTGCTTAAGCGCAAACGCCTCCTGGGCGGACCCCGTCAGCACAGCAAGCTTGACATCAGGGCTCTGCGCGATCTGAGCGTAGCCGGTAAGATGCTTCGGATTTCGCGGCAGCACGTGAAGAGCATCCTGCTGAGCAGTGATGGGCGCCGAAAAAGCAACCACTTTGCAGCGATCTGCAGTGATCAGCAGGCCGGCTGGCACCAAGTCGAAGCGGCGAGCCTGAAGGCCCGGGATCATGGCGTCCCATGTCGTGAGCGAGACAGAGATCTTCGGCGCGCCCAAACCTTTGAGCGCGAGGCTGGTCACGTCGATCAGATATCCCTGCGGCTCGCCATTCGGAGAAGTGAATGCCCAGGGAGGGGCGGCAGCAATCGCCGCCTTGGCCTCTCCAGCCTCGCGCATCGAGAGCAACAGCGGATCAGCCGTCTGAGCATGACTCGGAATTGCATAACCGACCAATGCGATTAGCAAGACGAACAATAAAGAGCAATTTGGCTTCGGACGCATGCCGTTGGTGCCTAAAGTGAACAGCCTTGAGCCATTGTTGGCGGAACACCTCAGGGGATACCAATACCAATTTCAGAGCACTCCATACCAGTTTGGAATTGCCGTGCGCTTGTCGGCCCCGGTCCGGAACCCGGGTTTGGCCCGCGCATGGGCAAGTACGGCGAAACTGGAAACCAAGTACATTCGATGGTCGTCGGATTGGTCAGCGACCTTGGCCCTCGGCTCTGGCCCGAGGCTTCATCAAGCGAAAGGAAGCAGAGCGCTTCGTGCGCTGCAGTTCACATGCAGGAGGCGCGCCATTTTGCGAGGCGCACATATGATGAGAGCTATCGCCCGCGAGAACAGGCGCATTCGCCGCAAACGCTCAGTTCGCCCCGATGAGCGAGATGAGCGAGCTGCGGCAAGCAACGCGCTGGCATGTTGCGTGAACCGTCATGCGCCCTGCGAAGGGTCATCAAGCATTCCAAGACCGCGATGTCAGCGCCAGCGCTTTTCTTCACCGTCGTAGGTACCCGATAGAGGGTCGCCGATGTCCATCAGCTCGCGTTTGACTACCTTGTTACTTGCGACAGTCCTGGGAAGCGTCGGAACAAAAGCCACGTATCGTGGGACTTTGAAGGGGGCAAGCCGTGCACGCGCATGCTCGAGAACTCGCTCCGCCGGTACGTCGTCCCTTGTGAGGCCGGTCTTCAGCTCCAGGTAGACCTTGACCTCTTCACCACGCCTTTCATCGCGCACCGGCACGGCGGCCACGTCCGCGATCTCCGGGAGCTCGCGAATAACGGCCTCGATCTCGCGCGCAGCGATGTTTTCGCCGGAACGGCGGATCATGTCCTTTGTGCGCCCGACAAGCCAATAGAAGCCGGCCTCGTCACGGCGCATCAGATCGCCAGTCTTGAACCATTCGCCCTCGAAGGATTCCGCGTTCGCCTCCGGCCTCCTCCAATATCCCTTGAAGAGGCCTCGGCCGCTCACCCAAAGCTCGCCCGCTCCACCGACAGGGGTGGGAGTACCGTCGGCATCGACCAACCGGAGCTTTCGAAACGGAGCACGCATCCCGAACGGAGCCCCTTCGTGATCGATCTCGTTGGGCATCAAGGTGGCCATGGCCACCTCCGTCATGCCGTAATTGTTCTGGCCGCGTACACCGAAGCGCTTGCGGAAGCCACGGATCGATTCCGGACTCCAACCACCGAAATGGTGAACCTGCTTCAGGGAGGTCGCCGCGTCGTCGGCGACCTCGGGTTCGCGCATCACAAGCTCCGGAAATGCACACCACTCGATTGGATACTTCTTCAGCCAACCGATGAAGCCCGACGAACTCATTCGCTCGGCCAAATAAAGCGTGCCACCTTGTCGATAGGACCTCAGCAGAGCCAGCAGCGTATCGACGTAGTAGAAGGCCGACCAGGCCAGATAGCTCGTGTATGGTCGAGTGTCCATGCAAGCCAACGCGTACGATCCGACGCCCCAGTAGTCGTGCGTCAACATGCACCCCTTCGGAAAGCCCGTCGTTCCCGAGGTGTATTGAATGTTCAGGAGGTCGTCGGGCCCGACCTGCTCGTCGAGCGGATCGTCGGGGGCTGCCTCGAGCAGTTCGCCAAGGGTCGTTGCTGCCCGTGAAGGCTGCCCGACGATGATCACCTGCTCCTTGGTCAGAGTTTGCGGCCAAGGATTCATCGCGGAGAACGCGGGCCATGCCGATTCATCAACGATCGCGAAGCGTGCCTCGGTATCGCTAAGGACGTACGCGACCTCTCTAGGTGTGTAGCGTGTGTTGATGGGAACCAGGATCGCCCCGAGCTTCGCAAGCGCAAACCAGAGGATTGGGTATTCGATGCGATTGGGGAGCATCACCCCGATACGATCGCCCTTGCGCACGCCGAACGAACGCAGCGCATGAGCATATCTGTTCGACCGCCGATCCATCTGCAGGTAGGTTGCGCGCTCGCCACGCTCGAAGACATCGATGGCGATCGTCGAGCCGTGCGTTCGCGCTCGGAGCGACACAAGCTGTCCCACCGTGATGGTCTCATACGCAGCCTCCAGAGCTTCCAGCCTGCGCAAGGCGTTCGCTGCTTGGTGCTGCAGTTCGGTTTCAGGCGGCTTGGTAGAGACCATTCTATGAGACCTTGATGTTCGCGTCGTAAAGGTAAATCGAGCGACAAGCCTTCCGGGAGACTGCCGGTTCGAACAACGCCGTTACGCAACCGAAGCTTAATCGAGTCATCACGCCACGATAGTTACCTCACGGGAACGCCTGGTCCGTTCCGACCAGAGTCCAAAGGAAGCAGAACCGTGAGCTGGCTCATCCACTCGGTCCAGAAATTCGATCAAATCGCGGAGCTTCAGATGACCGTGCT
This region includes:
- a CDS encoding class I adenylate-forming enzyme family protein, producing MVSTKPPETELQHQAANALRRLEALEAAYETITVGQLVSLRARTHGSTIAIDVFERGERATYLQMDRRSNRYAHALRSFGVRKGDRIGVMLPNRIEYPILWFALAKLGAILVPINTRYTPREVAYVLSDTEARFAIVDESAWPAFSAMNPWPQTLTKEQVIIVGQPSRAATTLGELLEAAPDDPLDEQVGPDDLLNIQYTSGTTGFPKGCMLTHDYWGVGSYALACMDTRPYTSYLAWSAFYYVDTLLALLRSYRQGGTLYLAERMSSSGFIGWLKKYPIEWCAFPELVMREPEVADDAATSLKQVHHFGGWSPESIRGFRKRFGVRGQNNYGMTEVAMATLMPNEIDHEGAPFGMRAPFRKLRLVDADGTPTPVGGAGELWVSGRGLFKGYWRRPEANAESFEGEWFKTGDLMRRDEAGFYWLVGRTKDMIRRSGENIAAREIEAVIRELPEIADVAAVPVRDERRGEEVKVYLELKTGLTRDDVPAERVLEHARARLAPFKVPRYVAFVPTLPRTVASNKVVKRELMDIGDPLSGTYDGEEKRWR